In a single window of the Synechococcus sp. HK05 genome:
- the dapF gene encoding diaminopimelate epimerase produces the protein MSSPSKTPFSSLQAELSFSKYQGLGNDFLMLDGRSVSDPDFVFGLTPELVIELCDRRFGVGGDGVILALPPNNGGELRMRIFNADGTEPEMCGNGIRCLARFLADRDGDGPGRTWQIDTLAGRIVPELLADGTIRVDMGAPFLEPAQVPTTLPVGEAGLPQGELEIEGERFAVAAAGMGNPHVVIPVPAVEEIDLERFGGQFEVHPTFPAKTNVHFVEVIAPDHLLMRVWERGAGPTLACGTGACATLVASHSLGLCERRARVDLPGGPLQIHWDAASGKVFMDGPAEHVFDGLIPDPRAVADSRRQAEAARMPASAPVATTPASAPAAAPEIDCATVCTNGCIRPENCPSAEARARVEALLNGSSLDDLVTLATNTLESRTRARFERDSGLSG, from the coding sequence GTGTCGTCCCCCAGCAAGACCCCGTTCAGCTCGCTTCAGGCTGAACTGAGCTTCAGCAAATACCAGGGGCTGGGCAACGACTTCCTGATGCTCGATGGCCGCAGCGTCAGCGACCCGGATTTTGTGTTCGGGCTCACGCCTGAGCTGGTGATCGAGCTCTGCGATCGCCGCTTCGGCGTGGGCGGCGATGGCGTGATCCTGGCGCTGCCGCCCAACAACGGCGGTGAGCTGCGCATGCGCATCTTCAACGCCGATGGCACCGAGCCGGAGATGTGCGGCAACGGCATCCGCTGCCTGGCCCGCTTCCTCGCCGATCGCGATGGCGATGGCCCCGGCCGCACCTGGCAGATCGACACCCTCGCCGGCCGGATCGTGCCGGAGCTGCTGGCGGATGGAACGATCCGCGTGGACATGGGTGCGCCTTTTCTGGAGCCGGCCCAGGTGCCCACCACCTTGCCGGTGGGTGAAGCCGGTCTGCCCCAGGGCGAGCTGGAGATCGAGGGCGAGCGTTTTGCCGTGGCGGCGGCCGGCATGGGTAACCCCCATGTGGTGATCCCGGTGCCGGCGGTGGAGGAGATCGATCTGGAGCGCTTCGGCGGCCAGTTCGAGGTGCATCCCACCTTCCCGGCCAAAACCAACGTGCACTTTGTGGAGGTGATCGCGCCGGATCACCTGCTGATGCGGGTGTGGGAGCGGGGCGCCGGCCCCACCCTTGCCTGCGGCACCGGCGCCTGCGCCACCCTGGTGGCCAGCCACAGCCTCGGCCTGTGCGAGCGCCGCGCCCGGGTGGATCTGCCCGGCGGCCCGCTGCAGATCCATTGGGACGCCGCTAGCGGCAAGGTGTTCATGGATGGCCCGGCCGAGCATGTGTTCGATGGGCTGATCCCCGACCCGCGCGCGGTGGCGGACTCTCGCCGTCAGGCCGAGGCGGCGCGGATGCCTGCCTCAGCACCCGTGGCCACCACTCCGGCCAGCGCTCCCGCGGCAGCACCCGAAATCGATTGCGCCACGGTGTGCACCAACGGCTGCATTCGCCCGGAGAACTGCCCCAGTGCCGAGGCCCGCGCCCGCGTGGAAGCGCTACTCAACGGCAGTTCCCTCGATGATCTGGTGACGCTGGCCACCAATACCCTGGAATCCCGCACCCGCGCCCGCTTCGAGCGCGACAGCGGTCTCAGCGGCTGA